A genomic window from Deltaproteobacteria bacterium includes:
- a CDS encoding PAS domain-containing protein, with amino-acid sequence MNTLHEEPALACAPAAPPALTPLRVLVVEDSEDDALLVIAELRRGAFEPRWMRVETAETMAAALAQQPWDVILADYEMPHFSGPAALKLVREARHDLPFIMVSGTIGEEVAVAMMRAGAHDYVMKTNLTRLSAAVARELRDAEERRLRSAAEVALRDSEARFQAFMDHSPAVAFIKDDAGRYVYVSSAFERFFQTTMAATRGKTDDDLWPAAVAQRIRENDEVVLSRNQAVELTETVPTTDGLVRDWVVLKFPITDAGGQRFIGGVAVDVTDRKLVEARVQALEKLAQQRARLADIGAITAQIVHDLGNPLAGLAMQAQLILHRAKRDPNQPLSSVTQAAERIVGEVFRLDSLIKEFMDFSREQRLELKPLQLSRFLREVVSFWRPVAAARRIDVALDVPRNLPQLLADEEKLRRVFENLVKNAVEAIEMGPGRIHIAVSQPAPQRIRISVADDGPGIPETVQVFRLFETTKRHGTGLGLAIAKQIVLAHGGDIAFERVKPHGTVFHVELQQQAPGG; translated from the coding sequence ATGAACACCCTGCATGAGGAGCCGGCACTTGCCTGCGCCCCGGCGGCGCCCCCGGCGCTGACTCCGCTGCGCGTCCTGGTCGTCGAGGACTCGGAAGACGATGCCCTGTTGGTAATTGCCGAACTCCGCCGGGGCGCGTTCGAGCCGAGGTGGATGCGGGTGGAGACTGCGGAGACCATGGCGGCTGCGCTAGCGCAGCAGCCCTGGGACGTAATTCTGGCGGACTACGAGATGCCCCATTTCAGTGGACCCGCGGCGCTCAAGCTGGTGCGCGAGGCGCGCCACGATCTCCCGTTCATAATGGTGTCGGGCACCATTGGCGAAGAGGTGGCGGTGGCGATGATGCGGGCCGGTGCGCACGATTACGTGATGAAGACCAATTTGACCCGCCTGAGCGCGGCCGTGGCGCGCGAGTTGCGCGACGCCGAGGAGCGGCGCTTACGCTCCGCCGCCGAGGTCGCCCTGCGCGATAGCGAAGCCCGCTTCCAGGCTTTCATGGACCACAGTCCGGCGGTGGCCTTCATCAAGGACGACGCCGGCCGCTACGTCTACGTCAGCTCCGCTTTTGAACGGTTCTTCCAAACCACGATGGCAGCCACGCGCGGTAAGACCGATGATGACCTGTGGCCGGCGGCGGTAGCACAACGGATACGGGAAAACGACGAGGTCGTGCTCAGCCGCAACCAGGCCGTCGAGCTAACCGAAACCGTGCCGACCACCGACGGCCTGGTGCGCGACTGGGTGGTACTCAAGTTTCCCATCACCGATGCCGGCGGGCAGCGCTTTATCGGCGGCGTCGCCGTCGACGTCACCGACCGAAAGCTGGTCGAGGCCCGGGTGCAAGCGCTCGAGAAGCTGGCGCAGCAGCGCGCTCGCCTCGCTGACATCGGCGCTATCACCGCTCAAATCGTGCACGACTTGGGCAACCCGCTGGCCGGCTTGGCAATGCAAGCGCAGCTCATCTTGCACCGCGCCAAGCGTGACCCGAACCAACCGCTCAGCAGCGTCACTCAAGCGGCTGAACGCATCGTCGGTGAGGTGTTCCGCCTTGACTCGTTGATCAAGGAGTTCATGGACTTCTCCCGCGAGCAGCGGCTGGAGCTGAAACCGCTCCAGCTGTCGCGTTTCTTGCGCGAGGTGGTCAGCTTCTGGCGCCCGGTGGCCGCCGCTCGCCGGATCGATGTCGCCCTCGATGTCCCTAGGAACCTGCCGCAGTTGCTCGCCGATGAAGAGAAGCTGCGCCGGGTGTTCGAGAACTTGGTGAAGAACGCGGTCGAGGCCATCGAGATGGGGCCCGGGCGCATTCACATTGCGGTCAGTCAACCCGCACCGCAGCGCATTCGCATTTCGGTGGCCGATGACGGGCCGGGCATTCCCGAGACGGTGCAGGTGTTCCGCCTCTTCGAGACCACCAAGCGTCACGGTACCGGCCTCGGCCTGGCCATTGCCAAGCAAATCGTGCTGGCACACGGCGGCGACATCGCTTTCGAGCGGGTAAAACCCCACGGCACGGTCTTCCACGTCGAGCTGCAACAGCAGGCGCCAGGGGGATGA
- a CDS encoding CBS domain-containing protein: MSVAEMMSQDVKTCRPQDTLNSAAHLMWEFDCGCVPVVDSDNHVVGMLTDRDICMAAYTQGALLSELGVASAMSKEVYTCGPQDTPAAAEELMRAHQIRRLPVVDAAGRLVGLVSLNDLAREAGRQPARKTKRQVKADEVITTLAAICARRPGPQLSAA, encoded by the coding sequence ATGAGCGTAGCCGAGATGATGAGCCAAGACGTGAAGACGTGCCGCCCGCAGGACACCTTGAACTCGGCGGCCCACTTGATGTGGGAGTTTGACTGCGGCTGTGTGCCGGTGGTCGACAGCGATAACCACGTTGTCGGCATGCTGACCGACCGCGACATCTGCATGGCCGCCTATACCCAGGGCGCCCTGCTGAGCGAGCTGGGCGTGGCCAGCGCGATGTCGAAGGAGGTATACACGTGCGGGCCGCAGGACACGCCAGCGGCGGCGGAAGAGTTGATGCGGGCGCACCAGATCCGGCGCCTGCCGGTGGTCGATGCTGCCGGCCGCCTCGTCGGCCTCGTGTCGTTGAACGACCTGGCGCGGGAAGCCGGGCGCCAGCCCGCGCGCAAGACCAAGAGGCAAGTCAAAGCCGACGAAGTGATAACTACGCTGGCTGCAATCTGTGCCCGGCGCCCCGGGCCGCAACTGAGCGCAGCGTAA